From Hydra vulgaris chromosome 07, alternate assembly HydraT2T_AEP, a single genomic window includes:
- the LOC136082612 gene encoding linear primary-alkylsulfatase-like, translated as MIEKITTPILIALILYHSYCYYMDWQLNQAIKSYEVKLAAKNDVEDAEKPGPEIQDVVKVTDKIYIAMNFAIANSIMLIGETGIVIVDTTDSIFAATEIYKRFREITNKPVKGIIYTHNHLDHVVGTKVFLNDTNVDIWAHHSLPSIMHQSTLIVGRAHKVRALHQFGGKLNENQVHTISNIRRLQPSSVNEVINYVSPNKYLFKKEQMISLAGMNLKLIHIPGETDDHIAVYWPEEKALMCGDNIYKAFPNLYAIRGTPFRSLKLWYESIDTMRSLNAEYLVPSHTNPIIGRENVFKHLTDYRDAIQLVHDQTVRFINQGYHPDEIANMINLPKLFKKSDYFSEKYGTIRWSSKGLFNGYMGWFSGDVSELEPHTPTEKSKRLIQLGGGINNLLTYAENALSKKDAQWCLELTSAVLRIDNNNQKAEDLKVKSLLELASKQTSQNGRNYYITAASIVLGKTSFNIDSAEKSSIVHNLKLKDLFIAMSTKVKSEECSEIDKVVLFIFPDVSERIKFHLRNGIMDMSGVHLRKEDVAVTVDLAIWRKILANELSINTSNIIVQPSAYDFNKIIACFDTEDKYVI; from the coding sequence ATGATTGAAAAGATAACAACACCAATTTTGATAGCATTAATTCTATATCACAGTTACTGTTATTATATGGATTGGCAGCTAAATCAAGCAATTAAGTCATACGAGGTAAAATTAGCAGCAAAAAATGACGTAGAGGATGCGGAAAAACCAGGTCCAGAAATACAGGATGTTGTAAAAgttactgataaaatatacattGCAATGAATTTCGCAATTGCAAATAGCATTATGCTTATTGGAGAAACAGGCATTGTTATTGTTGATACGACTGATTCTATATTTGCGGCTACGGAAATTTACAAACGATTTCGAGAAATTACAAACAAACCTGTAAAAGGTATCATATACACTCACAATCACCTAGATCATGTTGTTGGtacaaaagtgtttttaaatgaCACAAACGTAGATATTTGGGCGCATCATTCATTACCATCAATTATGCATCAAAGTACATTAATTGTGGGTAGAGCGCATAAAGTGAGAGCCTTACACCAGTTTGGTGgaaaattgaatgaaaatcaAGTTCATACTATCAGTAACATAAGAAGATTGCAACCTAGTTCGGTTAACGAAGTAATTAACTACGTTAGTCCAAAcaagtatttgtttaaaaaagaacaaatgatTAGTTTAGCTGGCatgaatttaaagttaatacatATTCCTGGTGAGACGGACGACCATATTGCCGTGTATTGGCCGGAAGAAAAAGCCTTAATGTGTGGTGACAATATTTATAAAGCGTTTCCAAATCTCTACGCAATTCGTGGAACTCCTTTTCGTAGTTTAAAACTCTGGTATGAATCAATCGATACAATGAGAAGTTTAAATGCAGAATATCTTGTACCTAGTCACACAAATCCAATTATTGGAAGagaaaacgtttttaagcaCCTTACTGATTATCGAGATGCAATTCAGCTTGTGCATGACCAAACAGTTCGCTTTATTAATCAAGGGTATCATCCAGATGAAATTGCAAATATGATTAATCTtccaaaactatttaaaaaatcagattaTTTTTCCGAAAAGTACGGAACTATTCGTTGGTCTTCAAAAGGTTTGTTTAATGGTTACATGGGATGGTTTAGTGGAGATGTGTCAGAATTGGAACCTCACACACCAACTGAAAAATCCAAACGTTTAATACAACTTGGAGGGGGTATTAACAACTTGTTAACATATGCCGAAAATGCTCTTAGTAAAAAAGATGCTCAATGGTGCTTAGAACTAACTTCTGCGGTTTTGAGAATCGATAACAATAATCAAAAGGCAGAGGATTTAAAAGTTAAGAGTCTTTTAGAATTAGCTTCAAAGCAAACAAGTCAAAATGGAAGAAACTACTACATAACTGCTGCAAGTATTGTTTTaggaaaaacttcttttaatatAGATTCAGCTGAAAAGTCAAGCATAGTtcacaatttaaagttaaaagatttatttatagcCATGTCCACAAAAGTTAAAAGTGAAGAATGTTCTGAAattgataaagttgttttatttatatttccggACGTTAGCGAAAGAATTAAGTTTCACTTAAGGAATGGGATCATGGATATGAGTGGAGTGCACTTAAGAAAAGAGGATGTTGCTGTTACCGTTGATCTAGCGATTTGGAGAAAAATATTGGCAAATGAGTTGTCAATAAACACAAGCAACATTATAGTTCAGCCATCTGCGTATgactttaataaaatcataGCGTGTTTTGATACCGAggataaatatgtaatataa
- the LOC100207466 gene encoding linear primary-alkylsulfatase, which produces MIEKISTPILIAILLYHSYHYYSDWKLNQTIASFEAKLAAQNDAKLTAKPKLEPPKVMKVTENIYMGINFAIANSIMLIGETGIVIVDTTESTYAAREINKRFREITDKPVKGVIYTHNHIDHVVGTREFLNNTQVDIWAHHSLPSIMHQSTLIVGRAHKVRALHQFGGKLEDSQIHTVGIGQRVQTDSLNDVVNYVRPNKFLFKKEQEIELAGMKLKLIHIPGETDDQIAVYWPEENALMCADNFYKAFPNLYAIRGTPFRSLKLWYDSIDTMRNLNAEYLVPSHTDPIIGKQNVFKHLTDYRDAIQLVHDQTVRFINQGYHPDEIAHMITIPKFIRQSDYLYERYGTVRWSSKSLFSGYMGWFSGDISELEPHTPTEKAERLIKLGGGSNNLLTHSEDALNKNDPQWCLELTSAVLRVDKHNQKAKELKVKSLLEMASKQTSQNGRNYYITAASVILGKISFNMDAEEKSSVIRNLKLKDLFIAMSTKVKSEECSEIDKVVLFIFPDVSEKIKFHLRNGIMDMSGVHLRKEDVTVTVDLSTWREIMTGDRNGLLSVITNNIVVQPSAFDLKELMACFDSNDNYML; this is translated from the coding sequence ATGATTGAAAAGATTTCAACACCGATTTTAATAGCGATACTCTTGTATCATAGTTACCATTACTATAGTGATTGGAAATTAAATCAAACAATAGCGTCATTTGAAGCAAAGTTAGCAGCACAAAATGACGCAAAGTTAACGGCAAAACCAAAACTTGAACCACCAAAAGTGATGAAGGTCACAGAGAACATATATATGGGAATTAATTTTGCAATTGCAAATAGCATTATGTTAATTGGCGAAACCGGTATCGTTATAGTTGACACAACTGAATCAACATATGCTGCAAGAGAAATCAATAAACGTTTTCGAGAAATCACCGACAAACCTGTAAAAGgtgttatatatactcacaaTCATATTGATCACGTGGTTGGTACAAgagagtttttaaacaatacacAAGTAGACATTTGGGCTCATCATTCTTTACCTTCTATTATGCATCAAAGTACTTTAATTGTAGGCAGAGCTCATAAAGTAAGAGCTTTGCATCAATTTGGAGGAAAACTAGAAGATAGTCAAATTCATACCGTAGGTATTGGACAGCGTGTACAAACCGACTCCTTAAATGACGTAGTTAACTACGTCAGgccaaacaaatttttgttcaaaaaagaaCAAGAAATTGAACTAGCTGGAATGAAGTTAAAGTTAATACATATACCTGGTGAGACAGACGACCAAATTGCTGTTTATTGGCCTGAAGAAAATGCCTTAATGTGCGCGGATAACTTTTACAAAGCATTTCCAAATCTCTATGCAATTCGTGGAACACCTTTTCGAAGTTTAAAATTGTGGTACGACTCAATTGATACAATGAGAAATTTAAATGCAGAATATCTTGTACCAAGTCATACTGATCCAATAATTGGGAAgcagaatgtttttaaacaccTCACTGATTATAGAGATGCTATTCAGCTGGTGCATGATCAAACGGTTCGGTTCATCAATCAAGGGTATCACCCAGATGAAATTGCACATATGATTACTATTCCAAAGTTTATTAGACAATCAGATTACCTTTACGAGAGATACGGAACCGTTCGTTGGTCTTCAAAGAGCTTATTTAGTGGATATATGGGGTGGTTTAGTGGAGATATATCTGAATTAGAGCCTCACACTCCAACTGAAAAAGCTGAACGATTGATAAAACTAGGAGGGGGTAGCAACAATTTGTTAACACATTCTGAAGATGCTCTCAATAAAAATGACCCCCAATGGTGTTTAGAACTCACCTCTGCGGTTTTAAGGGTTGACAAGCACAATCAGAAGGCAAAAGAGTTAAAAGTAAAGTCATTGTTAGAAATGGCTTCAAAACAAACGAGTCAAAATGGAAGAAACTATTACATAACTGCTGCTAGTGTTATTTTAGGTAAAATTTCCTTTAATATGGATGCAGAAGAAAAATCAAGtgttattagaaatttaaaattgaaggATCTGTTTATAGCCATGTCCACAAAAGTTAAAAGTGAAGAATGTTCTGAAattgataaagttgttttatttatatttccggACGTTAGcgaaaaaattaagtttcacTTAAGAAATGGGATCATGGATATGAGTGGAGTGCACTTAAGAAAAGAAGATGTTACTGTTACCGTTGATTTATCTACTTGGCGTGAAATTATGACTGGTGATCGCAATGGATTGCTTTCAGTTATCACAAACAACATTGTAGTTCAACCGTCTGCATTTGATCTTAAAGAACTAATGGCTTGCTTCGATAGCAATGATAATTATATGCTGTAA
- the LOC136082121 gene encoding uncharacterized protein LOC136082121, with protein sequence MIDGKAHTALSDVTESSQCCSLCGVSPKEINDIDKVILKLHTQNGLQYGISILHAWIRIFECSIHIAYKLPIKKWSSRLATDKQQIEVRKKKIIHAFQEKMGLIVDRPKARGSGTSNDGNTSRRTFQNEQLFSEITGLNFELKKLLHVVLTCISCGFELDADLFREYCTHTARFYVECYSWYYMPPEHSQNVNSCSQCC encoded by the exons ATGATTGATGGCAAAGCCCATACTGCATTATCAGATGTAACAGAATCATCACAGTGCTGCTCTCTATGTGGTGTTAGTCctaaagaaataaatgatattGACAAg gtGATACTGAAGTTGCACACTCAAAATGGGTTACAATATGGGATTTCGATTCTACATGCATGGATACGAATATTCGAATGCTCAATCCACATTGCTTATAAATTGCCAATCAAGAAATGGTCTTCAAGATTAGCAACTGACAAGCAACAAATTGAAGTgcgaaagaaaaaaattatacatgcTTTTCAAGAGAAAATGGGACTGATTGTCGATAGGCCTAAGGCTCGCGGCTCAGGAACATCTAATGATGGCAACACCTCCAGAAGAACCTTTCAGAATGAACAATTGTTTTCTGAAATAACAGGACTTaattttgaacttaaaaaattgcTCCATGTTGTTCTGACTTGTATTTCATGTGGTTTCGAGCTTGATGCAGATTTATTCAGGGAATACTGTACACATACAGCTAGGTTTTACGTGGAGTGCTATTCATGGTACTATATGCCGCCTGAGCATTCGCAAAATGTTAACTCATGCTCCCAGTGTTGTTGA